One part of the Pseudemcibacter aquimaris genome encodes these proteins:
- a CDS encoding aromatic amino acid transaminase, with amino-acid sequence MLFSGLAPMGDDPILMVSKMFRACENPNKVDLGVGVYKDAEGNTAILNSVKKAEKYLVENQATKTYLSPAGNPEFNQLVQDMMIGDDHVAVKENRVSTFQTPGGTGGVRIGLEFVKTCNPNANIWISDPTWPNHTAITKSLGLTPKPYRYYDIKGGEFLYEGMLEDLSGAKEGDVVILHGCCHNASGADLSKEQWNELADLMKEKGLIPFVDFAYQGFGNGIDEDSYAARLMAEKLPEALIASSCSKNFAMYRDRAGAITLVSSSEELHSTNASHLLGAVRANYSMPPDHGAAVAAHILGTPDLKAEWINEVDEMRNRVKKMRTLFVELMNKKAPNSGFGYIAEQNGMFSYLTLSAEQIQTLINDHYIFFMANGRVNMAGLTEDNIEYVTDAIASLFIS; translated from the coding sequence ATGCTATTCAGCGGTTTGGCCCCGATGGGCGATGATCCAATTTTGATGGTTTCGAAAATGTTTCGTGCATGCGAAAACCCGAACAAAGTTGATCTGGGTGTAGGTGTATATAAAGACGCTGAGGGCAACACGGCAATTTTAAACAGCGTGAAAAAAGCTGAAAAATACCTGGTGGAAAATCAGGCAACGAAAACTTACCTTTCACCGGCAGGAAATCCTGAATTTAATCAGCTTGTCCAAGATATGATGATTGGTGATGATCATGTTGCGGTGAAAGAAAACCGTGTTTCAACATTCCAAACACCTGGCGGTACAGGCGGTGTTCGCATTGGTCTTGAATTTGTGAAAACATGTAACCCCAATGCAAATATCTGGATTTCTGACCCGACATGGCCGAACCACACAGCAATTACAAAATCGCTTGGGTTAACACCAAAACCATATCGTTATTATGATATCAAGGGTGGTGAGTTCCTTTATGAAGGTATGCTTGAAGACCTAAGCGGTGCAAAAGAAGGCGACGTGGTTATTCTGCATGGTTGTTGTCATAATGCGTCTGGTGCAGATTTAAGCAAAGAACAATGGAATGAGCTAGCCGACCTGATGAAAGAAAAAGGTCTAATCCCATTTGTTGATTTTGCTTATCAAGGTTTTGGTAACGGTATTGATGAAGATAGTTATGCGGCACGACTGATGGCAGAAAAATTACCGGAAGCATTGATTGCAAGTTCTTGTTCAAAAAACTTTGCAATGTACCGTGACCGTGCGGGTGCGATTACACTTGTATCATCATCAGAAGAACTGCATAGCACAAACGCATCACATTTACTCGGTGCAGTACGTGCAAATTATTCTATGCCACCTGATCATGGTGCGGCTGTTGCCGCGCATATTCTTGGAACACCTGATCTTAAAGCTGAATGGATCAACGAAGTTGATGAAATGAGAAACCGTGTTAAGAAAATGCGTACTCTTTTTGTTGAATTGATGAATAAAAAAGCGCCAAACAGCGGTTTTGGTTATATCGCTGAACAAAATGGTATGTTTTCTTATCTGACATTATCAGCGGAACAAATTCAAACGTTGATTAATGATCATTATATTTTCTTTATGGCCAATGGTCGTGTGAATATGGCGGGGCTTACGGAAGATAATATTGAATATGTAACCGATGCAATTGCATCGCTTTTTATTTCATAA
- the dapF gene encoding diaminopimelate epimerase gives MQGLKNHFAIVDGRNDPFKPTAEEIIQICDPRTGVGAEQLLVIEPVTEAGAGAYARVRIYNPDGPEVEACGNATRCIARLFFDETGLDEIDVEINFEVLHCERDGDNYSVEMGKISDQWDKIPLAKECDTLHVDISDEGVSDGVAINVANPHLVYFVDDFDSVDLAAVGARIQKHPMLPESANVGLAEILDEDNIKFQVYERPGVLTQACGSGSCAVVAAAFKRGLIKTPSANVHMPGGSLKISYKDAVSPVMSGPAEYCYSGFLKR, from the coding sequence ATGCAGGGGCTTAAAAATCATTTTGCCATCGTTGATGGCCGCAATGATCCTTTTAAGCCCACAGCTGAAGAAATTATCCAAATATGTGATCCACGCACGGGAGTGGGGGCAGAACAGTTGCTGGTTATTGAGCCAGTAACCGAAGCAGGTGCGGGCGCATATGCCCGTGTTCGTATTTATAATCCGGACGGGCCAGAGGTTGAAGCCTGCGGTAATGCAACCCGATGTATCGCACGGCTCTTTTTTGACGAAACTGGCCTTGATGAAATTGACGTAGAAATTAATTTCGAAGTGCTTCATTGCGAACGCGATGGTGATAATTACAGCGTAGAAATGGGCAAAATTTCGGATCAGTGGGATAAAATTCCGCTCGCCAAAGAATGTGATACCCTTCATGTGGATATTTCTGATGAGGGGGTATCGGACGGTGTTGCCATTAATGTGGCGAATCCTCATCTTGTTTATTTCGTTGATGATTTTGATAGTGTTGATCTGGCGGCGGTTGGGGCACGCATCCAAAAGCATCCAATGCTTCCAGAATCAGCCAATGTGGGCCTTGCTGAAATATTGGATGAAGATAATATCAAGTTTCAGGTTTATGAAAGACCAGGTGTATTGACGCAAGCCTGCGGCAGTGGGTCCTGCGCCGTGGTTGCAGCGGCCTTTAAACGCGGATTGATTAAAACCCCATCGGCAAATGTTCATATGCCGGGCGGTAGTTTAAAAATTTCTTATAAAGATGCGGTATCGCCCGTTATGTCTGGACCAGCAGAATATTGCTATAGCGGATTTTTAAAAAGATAG
- the tviB gene encoding Vi polysaccharide biosynthesis UDP-N-acetylglucosamine C-6 dehydrogenase TviB: MLLENTKIAVIGLGYVGLPLAVEFGKKRETLGFEINQSRVDELIGGEDSTLECSSDELTEATYLKYTTDIEKLKNCNVYIVTVPTPINEHKQPDLTPLEKASEMLGGVINKGDIIIYESTVYPGCTEEVCMPILEKTSGSKFNQDFFLGYSPERINPGDKEHRLPTIKKVTSGSTPEIAELVDKIYQDIITAGTHLAPSIKVAEAAKVIENTQRDVNISLINELAKIFNMLDIDTLDVLEAAGTKWNFLPFRPGLVGGHCIGVDPYYLTYKAQSIGYNPEVILSGRRINDGMGEYVVTQLIKKMIKNKIQVDDSNILLMGLTFKENCPDLRNTKVIDIISELKEYNVNVDIYDPWVSEEEAQEEYGLKLHTNPEIGAYDAVIVAVAHNEFIKIGPDGIREYLKRGGLFYDLKSLFEKDKSDLRL; this comes from the coding sequence ATGCTACTTGAAAATACTAAAATCGCCGTTATTGGTCTTGGGTACGTTGGGCTGCCACTGGCTGTTGAATTTGGTAAAAAACGCGAAACATTGGGGTTTGAAATTAATCAATCTCGCGTTGATGAACTAATTGGTGGTGAAGATAGCACACTAGAATGCTCATCAGATGAATTAACTGAAGCCACGTATTTAAAATACACAACAGATATTGAAAAACTGAAAAACTGTAATGTTTATATTGTAACGGTGCCCACGCCGATCAATGAACATAAACAACCCGACCTAACCCCACTTGAAAAAGCATCAGAAATGCTTGGAGGTGTGATTAATAAAGGTGATATCATCATCTATGAGTCAACCGTTTATCCTGGATGCACAGAAGAAGTATGTATGCCGATCCTCGAAAAAACTTCCGGATCAAAATTTAATCAGGATTTTTTCCTAGGATATAGCCCGGAACGAATCAATCCGGGGGATAAAGAACACAGATTACCGACAATTAAAAAAGTCACATCTGGCTCAACACCAGAAATTGCAGAACTGGTTGATAAAATATATCAGGATATTATTACAGCTGGCACACATTTGGCGCCAAGTATTAAAGTCGCTGAAGCTGCGAAAGTCATTGAGAATACACAGCGCGATGTCAACATTTCCTTAATCAATGAACTAGCCAAAATTTTCAATATGCTTGATATTGATACACTGGATGTTCTTGAAGCTGCTGGCACAAAATGGAATTTCTTACCCTTCCGTCCCGGCCTTGTTGGTGGACACTGTATTGGTGTTGATCCTTATTACTTAACCTATAAAGCGCAATCAATCGGTTATAATCCGGAAGTAATTTTATCCGGAAGACGTATAAATGATGGCATGGGCGAATATGTTGTGACACAGCTCATCAAAAAAATGATCAAAAACAAAATTCAGGTTGATGACTCAAATATACTTCTGATGGGATTAACATTTAAAGAAAATTGTCCTGATCTTAGAAACACAAAAGTAATAGATATTATTTCTGAACTCAAAGAATATAATGTCAATGTCGATATCTATGACCCTTGGGTCTCTGAAGAAGAAGCGCAAGAAGAATATGGCTTAAAATTGCATACTAATCCTGAAATAGGCGCATATGATGCCGTAATCGTGGCTGTGGCACATAATGAATTTATCAAAATTGGCCCTGATGGAATACGCGAATACCTGAAAAGGGGAGGATTATTTTATGACCTTAAATCCTTATTTGAAAAAGACAAATCTGACTTAAGGTTATAA
- the cysD gene encoding sulfate adenylyltransferase subunit CysD, translating into MSLTHLERLEAESIHIIREVAATSENPVMLYSVGKDSAVMLHLALKAFAPGTLPFPVLHVDTTWKFKEMIAFRDQMVKDNDLNLLVHTNPDGITKGIGPFTHGSATHTDIMKTVALKQALDKYGFDAAFGGARRDEEKSRAKERVFSFRSAGHRWDPKNQRPELWNIYNNRTQKGESVRVFPLSNWTELDIWQYIHLENIPIVPLYFAAKRPVVERDGQLIMVDDDRMPIHEDEKVEHRTVRFRTLGCYPLTGAVESEANTLEAIIQEMLLTKTSERQGRVIDNDTGASMEQKKQEGYF; encoded by the coding sequence ATGAGCCTAACCCACTTGGAACGGCTGGAAGCCGAAAGTATACATATTATTCGCGAAGTCGCCGCTACAAGCGAAAATCCGGTGATGCTTTATAGCGTCGGCAAAGATAGTGCCGTAATGCTTCATCTTGCGCTTAAGGCCTTCGCCCCTGGTACACTACCTTTTCCTGTGCTTCATGTGGATACCACGTGGAAGTTTAAAGAAATGATCGCTTTCCGGGATCAAATGGTGAAAGACAATGACTTAAATCTACTTGTTCATACGAACCCGGATGGTATAACAAAAGGGATTGGGCCCTTTACCCATGGTTCTGCCACACATACAGACATTATGAAAACGGTGGCCTTAAAACAGGCTCTTGATAAATATGGATTTGATGCTGCATTTGGTGGCGCACGCCGTGATGAAGAAAAATCTCGCGCCAAAGAACGCGTTTTCTCGTTCCGTTCCGCAGGGCACAGATGGGATCCAAAAAATCAACGTCCGGAACTTTGGAATATCTATAATAACCGCACCCAAAAAGGGGAAAGCGTACGCGTGTTCCCGCTTTCAAACTGGACAGAGCTTGATATCTGGCAATATATCCATCTGGAAAATATTCCGATTGTCCCACTTTATTTTGCCGCCAAACGTCCCGTCGTCGAAAGGGATGGCCAACTTATCATGGTTGATGATGACCGCATGCCCATTCATGAGGACGAAAAAGTTGAGCACAGAACCGTACGTTTCAGAACGCTCGGTTGTTACCCACTTACCGGCGCCGTGGAAAGTGAGGCAAATACATTAGAAGCCATCATTCAGGAAATGCTACTCACCAAAACATCCGAACGACAAGGTCGTGTGATTGATAATGATACTGGTGCCTCTATGGAGCAAAAGAAGCAGGAGGGGTATTTCTAA
- a CDS encoding L-cystine transporter, with amino-acid sequence MSITVLLNLAVFVGLLVLLAKFSKKDMKLSRKVIMGLLAGVAFGAALQLFYGTDTQTAKETLAWTNVVANGYVSLLYMVIMPLIVVSMVSAVTKIDEVTSLGKIGGSVVAVLVLTTMISSVVAIGVTEVFSLSAEGMVSGERETARLATIEGRQGRVDDLTVQSMLVSFIPRNIFLSLSGQAGAMSIISVVVFSILFGIAALKATEEHPVHKEAFHKGIDVLQTIVMRLVKIVMSLTPYGVMALMIRVVAGSDPQDILNLGKFIVASYIAIAIMFMVHGLLLSLTGYNPRKFFKSVFPVLTFAFTSRSSAACIPLNVDAQTRKLGVPKSIANMAATFGATIGQNGCAGIYPTMLALMVAPTVGVEVDFTFLATLVGIVTISSFGVAGIGGGATFAAMIVLPAMGLPIEIVALLISIEPLIDMARTALNVNGAMTAGVITSRFIKVEETDATEQPAE; translated from the coding sequence ATGTCAATTACTGTGCTTTTAAATCTTGCGGTCTTTGTTGGGTTATTGGTGTTACTCGCAAAATTCAGCAAGAAAGATATGAAACTTTCCAGAAAAGTGATCATGGGCTTACTGGCTGGTGTTGCCTTTGGGGCGGCGTTGCAGCTCTTTTACGGTACGGATACGCAAACAGCCAAGGAAACACTGGCCTGGACCAATGTGGTCGCCAATGGGTATGTGAGTCTTCTTTACATGGTTATTATGCCGCTTATTGTCGTTTCAATGGTATCGGCGGTTACCAAGATTGATGAGGTAACATCGCTGGGTAAGATCGGTGGTTCAGTGGTTGCTGTGCTCGTTTTAACCACAATGATTTCATCTGTAGTGGCCATTGGTGTGACAGAAGTTTTCAGCCTTTCGGCCGAAGGTATGGTGAGCGGTGAACGTGAAACGGCGCGCCTAGCAACCATCGAAGGACGTCAGGGTCGTGTCGATGATTTAACAGTTCAATCAATGCTCGTGTCCTTTATTCCAAGGAATATTTTCCTAAGTCTATCCGGACAAGCCGGGGCCATGTCGATCATTTCTGTTGTAGTCTTTTCCATTTTATTCGGGATTGCGGCGCTTAAAGCAACAGAAGAACATCCTGTACATAAAGAAGCCTTTCATAAAGGTATTGATGTATTACAAACCATTGTGATGAGATTGGTTAAGATTGTGATGTCCTTAACACCATATGGTGTGATGGCATTAATGATCCGCGTCGTGGCAGGATCAGACCCGCAAGATATCTTGAATTTAGGTAAATTTATTGTGGCCAGTTACATTGCGATCGCGATTATGTTTATGGTGCATGGTTTGCTATTAAGCCTTACCGGATATAATCCACGTAAATTTTTCAAAAGCGTTTTCCCGGTGCTGACATTCGCCTTTACATCCAGGAGCTCGGCTGCTTGTATTCCGCTTAATGTGGATGCACAAACCCGTAAGCTTGGTGTGCCAAAATCAATTGCCAATATGGCGGCTACATTTGGGGCGACCATTGGTCAAAATGGCTGTGCGGGCATTTATCCGACCATGCTTGCATTAATGGTGGCGCCAACCGTTGGTGTTGAGGTCGACTTCACATTTCTGGCGACCCTTGTCGGTATTGTAACCATCAGTTCATTTGGTGTTGCTGGTATCGGTGGCGGTGCAACATTTGCGGCTATGATCGTGTTACCGGCAATGGGACTGCCGATCGAGATCGTTGCGCTATTGATTTCAATTGAGCCATTGATTGATATGGCGAGAACGGCGCTGAATGTGAATGGCGCTATGACGGCCGGTGTCATTACAAGTCGTTTCATTAAGGTTGAAGAGACGGATGCCACTGAACAACCAGCAGAATAA
- a CDS encoding serine hydrolase domain-containing protein, producing the protein MKKWIAVFMAGLLTACASEKTEMTNEKTSEQQIDEIFAAFTGNNPGAAVMVIQDGKVTLQKGYGMARVADGTPVTPKSNFRLASVTKQFTAMSILQLVERGQLTLDTSLTDIFPEYPEHGKDITIRHMLQHSSGLKDYAPMSELGLDRQFTDQDVFDFMVTLDDVDFAVGEQHVYSNSAYVLFTKILEKITGEHWRDYVKANIFDPIGMDNTLAFVDGVNVVSNRAYGHTVAENGDITETDQNDWSAMLGDGGIYSSLEDFYKWDQALYTDKLLSQEMMDAMFVNRKTNDGTLMNYGYGWRLENYKGMDVHYHTGSSIGFRNIYYRIPEKNFSLLIFRNRDEGGEFSSLEYAHDMVDVFFK; encoded by the coding sequence ATGAAAAAATGGATTGCGGTTTTTATGGCGGGTTTATTAACAGCCTGCGCAAGTGAGAAGACGGAAATGACAAACGAAAAAACATCCGAGCAACAAATTGATGAAATTTTTGCAGCCTTTACCGGTAATAATCCGGGTGCGGCCGTGATGGTTATTCAGGATGGTAAGGTTACCTTGCAAAAAGGATACGGCATGGCCCGTGTTGCAGACGGCACACCGGTAACACCAAAATCAAATTTCCGTCTTGCTTCAGTGACCAAACAATTCACCGCGATGTCGATCTTACAGCTTGTGGAACGTGGTCAGTTGACCCTCGATACATCACTGACAGACATCTTCCCTGAATATCCCGAACATGGAAAAGATATTACCATTCGCCATATGCTGCAACATTCATCAGGATTAAAAGATTATGCCCCAATGTCGGAATTGGGTCTTGATCGTCAATTTACAGATCAGGATGTTTTTGATTTCATGGTGACCCTGGATGATGTTGATTTTGCCGTTGGCGAGCAGCATGTTTACAGCAATTCTGCCTATGTTTTATTTACCAAAATCCTTGAAAAAATTACCGGCGAACATTGGCGTGATTATGTAAAGGCAAATATTTTTGACCCGATCGGTATGGATAATACACTGGCCTTTGTTGATGGTGTTAATGTGGTATCAAACCGTGCTTATGGACACACTGTTGCGGAAAATGGCGATATTACTGAAACCGACCAAAATGACTGGAGCGCCATGTTGGGTGACGGTGGCATATATTCAAGTCTAGAAGATTTTTATAAATGGGATCAGGCCCTTTATACGGATAAGCTTTTAAGTCAGGAAATGATGGATGCCATGTTCGTAAACCGAAAAACCAATGACGGTACGCTAATGAATTATGGTTATGGCTGGCGCCTTGAAAATTATAAAGGCATGGATGTGCATTATCATACCGGCAGCTCAATTGGTTTTCGCAATATTTACTACCGCATTCCGGAAAAGAATTTTTCACTTCTGATTTTCAGAAACCGTGATGAAGGTGGTGAGTTCAGCAGCCTTGAATATGCCCACGATATGGTGGATGTATTCTTTAAGTGA
- a CDS encoding uracil-DNA glycosylase family protein has translation MRNFDTLLSEIRSCRICEDNLPCGPRPVIQASSTAKILIVGQAPGIRVHETGIPFNDPSGDRLREWMGIDREQFYDERKIALVPMGFCYPGTGKTGDLPPRPECADIWRDEIMEHLKNVELTLIIGGYAINWHLKGQKKRTLTETVKCYHEYGDHIMVLPHPSPRNNIWLKKNPWFQTEIIPELNGRVRKILISDKN, from the coding sequence ATGAGAAACTTTGATACATTATTATCAGAAATAAGATCTTGCAGAATATGTGAAGATAATTTGCCCTGTGGTCCTCGCCCTGTTATTCAGGCAAGCAGCACGGCAAAAATTCTTATTGTCGGGCAAGCCCCGGGCATCAGGGTGCATGAAACAGGTATCCCTTTTAATGACCCAAGTGGTGACCGGTTAAGAGAATGGATGGGAATAGACCGCGAACAATTTTATGATGAGCGTAAAATCGCACTTGTTCCCATGGGGTTTTGTTATCCGGGCACGGGAAAAACGGGTGACTTGCCTCCTAGACCAGAATGCGCAGATATCTGGCGTGATGAGATTATGGAACATTTAAAAAATGTTGAATTAACATTGATCATTGGTGGATACGCCATCAATTGGCATCTAAAGGGCCAGAAAAAACGCACACTCACTGAAACGGTAAAATGCTATCATGAGTATGGTGATCATATTATGGTTTTGCCGCACCCGAGTCCCAGAAATAATATCTGGCTAAAGAAAAACCCATGGTTTCAAACGGAAATTATCCCTGAACTTAATGGACGGGTCAGAAAAATACTGATCAGTGATAAAAACTAG
- a CDS encoding NAD-dependent epimerase/dehydratase family protein has product MSRYDEIKNQIKNDPKTWLITGVAGFIGSNLLEALLLMDQKVIGLDDFATGHQHNLDEVASIVSKEQWKNFQFSKGDIRDLETCVNAVQGIDYVLHQAALGSVPRSIADPLTSNTVNVTGFLNMITASKDAGVKNFVYAASSSTYGDHPELPKIEENIGKPLSPYAVTKYVNELYADVFKRTYNFNSIGLRYFNVFGKRQDPNGAYAAVIPKWASAIIQNDDIFINGDGETSRDFCFIENTVQANILAALAPENGLNQVYNVALGDRTTLNELFENIKNALSENNIEYTKDPIHQDFREGDVRHSQADISRISTLLGYSPNYKIKNGIKKAMPWYVKNLTKIQN; this is encoded by the coding sequence ATGTCACGATATGATGAAATCAAAAATCAAATAAAAAATGATCCCAAGACATGGCTCATCACTGGGGTAGCCGGCTTCATTGGTTCAAATCTACTTGAGGCGTTATTACTAATGGATCAAAAAGTTATCGGACTTGATGATTTTGCGACTGGTCATCAGCATAATCTTGATGAAGTGGCATCTATTGTTTCAAAAGAGCAATGGAAAAATTTTCAATTTAGCAAAGGTGATATTCGTGATCTCGAAACATGCGTAAATGCCGTTCAAGGCATTGATTATGTCTTGCATCAAGCAGCCTTAGGCTCTGTTCCCCGTTCGATTGCTGACCCTCTAACAAGTAATACCGTCAATGTAACGGGCTTTCTCAATATGATAACAGCCTCTAAAGATGCTGGTGTCAAAAACTTCGTTTATGCGGCATCCAGTTCTACATATGGCGACCATCCAGAGCTTCCGAAAATCGAAGAAAATATAGGAAAACCATTATCACCATACGCCGTTACTAAATATGTCAACGAACTCTATGCCGATGTATTCAAAAGAACATATAATTTTAATTCAATTGGCCTAAGATATTTCAACGTTTTTGGGAAAAGACAAGATCCAAATGGGGCATATGCTGCTGTCATTCCAAAATGGGCTTCAGCAATAATTCAAAATGATGATATCTTTATTAATGGGGATGGTGAAACAAGCAGAGATTTCTGCTTTATCGAAAATACTGTGCAAGCAAATATTCTTGCGGCCCTCGCCCCTGAAAATGGATTAAATCAGGTATATAATGTAGCACTTGGTGATCGAACCACTTTGAATGAATTATTTGAAAACATCAAAAATGCCTTATCCGAAAACAATATTGAATATACTAAAGATCCAATTCATCAAGATTTTAGAGAAGGTGATGTAAGGCATTCACAAGCCGATATTTCAAGAATTAGTACATTACTTGGATATTCCCCCAATTATAAAATCAAAAATGGTATTAAGAAAGCGATGCCATGGTATGTCAAAAATCTGACAAAAATCCAAAACTAA
- the cysN gene encoding sulfate adenylyltransferase subunit CysN gives MSHQSDLIEKDISAYLKSHEEKGFLRFITCGSVDDGKSTLIGRLLYDSKMIFEDQLSALENDSKKQGTQGQEIDFALLVDGLAAEREQGITIDVAYRFFSTETRKFIVADTPGHEQYTRNMATGASTADLAILMIDARKGILTQTRRHSFIVSLLGIKNVVLAINKMDLVGYDQNTFDQIEQDYRIFAEELGFESITSIPLSALMGDNILELSQNTPWYKGTTLLEFLETVEIHKQDNEKPFRFPVQWVNRPNLDFRGFSGTVAGGTINIGDEIIALPNAKTSKISRIIGANGDQDTAQCDEAITLCLEDEIDISRGDVIAKVNERPETTDQFQAHIIWMHEEQLLPGRPYLIKTNNKTTEGMISDLKHKVNVNTLDHESGKVLELNEVGLVNINLAEPIAFDPYAQNKSMGSFIIIDKFTNATVACGMINFGLRRASNVHWQAVDVDKETRAKQKRQQAKILWFTGLSGSGKSTIANLVEKKLHALGKHTYLLDGDNVRHGLNQDLGFTDADRVENIRRIGEVSKLMVDAGLIVLTAFISPFKAERRMVREMVQEGEFIEIFVDTPLEVCEQRDIKGLYKKARSGNLKNFTGIDSPYEIPETAEIHVNTVDYTADEAAEYIVGKLIT, from the coding sequence ATGTCACATCAATCCGATCTTATTGAAAAAGATATCTCTGCTTACCTTAAATCTCACGAAGAAAAAGGTTTTTTACGTTTCATCACATGTGGTTCTGTCGATGACGGAAAATCAACACTTATTGGCCGCCTGTTATATGACAGCAAAATGATCTTTGAAGATCAGTTATCAGCCCTTGAAAATGACAGTAAAAAACAAGGCACCCAAGGGCAAGAAATTGACTTTGCGCTATTGGTAGATGGCCTTGCGGCCGAACGTGAGCAAGGCATTACTATCGATGTCGCCTACCGTTTCTTTTCGACGGAGACCCGAAAATTTATTGTTGCTGATACACCCGGTCATGAACAATATACCCGTAATATGGCAACGGGGGCTTCGACGGCCGATCTTGCAATTTTGATGATTGATGCCCGAAAAGGCATTCTAACACAAACAAGAAGGCACAGTTTTATCGTAAGCCTGCTTGGTATTAAAAATGTAGTCCTTGCCATCAATAAAATGGATTTGGTAGGCTATGATCAAAATACCTTTGATCAAATTGAGCAAGACTACCGCATTTTTGCCGAAGAACTTGGATTTGAAAGCATCACTTCAATCCCGCTTTCTGCATTGATGGGTGATAATATTTTGGAACTTTCCCAAAATACCCCGTGGTATAAAGGAACAACTTTACTTGAATTTCTGGAAACTGTGGAAATACACAAACAGGATAATGAAAAACCGTTTAGATTTCCTGTACAATGGGTAAACAGGCCTAACCTTGATTTTAGAGGGTTTAGCGGCACTGTCGCTGGTGGCACCATAAATATTGGTGATGAGATCATCGCCCTGCCCAATGCCAAAACAAGTAAAATCAGCCGAATTATAGGAGCGAACGGCGATCAAGACACAGCCCAATGTGATGAGGCCATTACTCTTTGTCTTGAAGATGAAATTGATATTTCACGCGGTGATGTAATTGCCAAAGTAAATGAACGACCGGAAACAACCGATCAATTCCAGGCTCATATTATCTGGATGCATGAAGAACAGTTGCTCCCGGGCCGCCCATATTTGATTAAAACCAATAATAAAACCACCGAAGGCATGATTTCCGACCTTAAACATAAGGTCAATGTTAATACACTTGATCATGAAAGCGGTAAAGTGCTTGAACTTAACGAAGTCGGTCTCGTGAATATCAATCTCGCGGAACCAATAGCATTTGATCCTTACGCACAAAATAAATCGATGGGCAGTTTTATCATAATTGATAAATTCACCAACGCGACGGTGGCCTGCGGCATGATTAATTTCGGCCTTCGCCGCGCCAGTAACGTTCATTGGCAAGCGGTTGACGTTGATAAGGAAACACGAGCAAAACAAAAACGCCAACAAGCCAAAATATTATGGTTTACCGGTCTTTCTGGGTCAGGAAAATCAACCATCGCCAACTTGGTTGAGAAAAAACTCCATGCCTTGGGCAAACACACATATTTACTTGATGGCGATAACGTCCGTCATGGCCTCAATCAGGATCTCGGCTTTACCGATGCGGACCGTGTAGAAAACATCAGACGCATAGGCGAAGTTTCAAAATTGATGGTTGATGCCGGACTTATTGTATTGACAGCATTTATTTCACCCTTTAAAGCTGAACGTCGCATGGTACGCGAAATGGTACAAGAGGGGGAATTCATCGAAATTTTTGTCGACACACCACTTGAAGTATGTGAACAAAGAGACATAAAAGGCCTTTATAAAAAAGCTCGTTCAGGAAACCTTAAGAATTTCACGGGTATAGATAGCCCATACGAAATTCCGGAAACCGCCGAAATTCATGTAAATACTGTTGATTATACGGCGGATGAAGCAGCGGAATATATTGTTGGGAAATTAATTACATAA